A single genomic interval of halophilic archaeon DL31 harbors:
- a CDS encoding Phosphoglucosamine mutase (KEGG: hbo:Hbor_02570 phosphomannomutase~PFAM: Alpha-D-phosphohexomutase, alpha/beta/alpha domain I; Alpha-D-phosphohexomutase, alpha/beta/alpha domain II; Alpha-D-phosphohexomutase, alpha/beta/alpha domain III; Alpha-D-phosphohexomutase, C-terminal) yields MKVFGSSGTRGVAGEQLTAEFVLRVAKAAGTVWGTERAAVARDTRTTGAMFANAADAGLTAVGTDVDRLGVTPTPAAVRYAEVEELPAVVITASHNPPEYNGVKLVGADGVELPVADLERIEQRLLGEEFNIADWDGVGTTRRVDGVNDDYVDDLLANVDHERIADADLTVALDPGHGAGALTSPEFFRRLGCDIVTVNGQPDGHFPGREPEPVEENLGDLARLVRATDADVGIAHDGDADRAIFFDEHGEYVEGDASLAALATEALSAGDSTVAAVNVSQRLVDVCEAVGAELELTPIGATNIITRIQELQAAGERVPISGEGNGGVFFPDFRLVRDGAFIAAKFLELLADAPVSEVIEPYTAYANVRRNLEYEDENELTAMLDAAETYAREADVTAETVDGYRLDYGDAWVLVRPSGTEPKVRIYAEARDRGRAAELADAVEAELETSRTA; encoded by the coding sequence ATGAAGGTTTTCGGCTCCAGCGGGACCCGCGGGGTCGCCGGCGAGCAACTCACGGCGGAGTTCGTGCTCCGCGTCGCCAAGGCCGCCGGCACCGTCTGGGGGACCGAACGTGCCGCCGTCGCCCGCGACACCCGCACCACGGGCGCAATGTTTGCGAACGCCGCCGATGCCGGCCTCACCGCCGTGGGCACGGACGTCGACCGGCTGGGCGTCACCCCGACGCCTGCGGCGGTTCGCTACGCCGAAGTCGAGGAACTCCCAGCCGTCGTCATCACGGCCTCACACAACCCACCCGAGTACAACGGCGTCAAACTGGTCGGGGCCGACGGCGTCGAACTCCCCGTTGCCGACCTCGAGCGCATCGAGCAACGGCTGTTGGGCGAAGAGTTCAACATCGCCGACTGGGACGGCGTCGGGACGACTCGTCGCGTCGATGGCGTCAACGACGACTACGTCGACGACCTGCTTGCGAACGTCGATCACGAACGAATTGCTGACGCCGACCTGACCGTCGCCCTCGACCCCGGCCACGGCGCCGGGGCGCTCACCAGTCCCGAGTTCTTTCGGCGGCTGGGCTGTGACATTGTCACCGTAAACGGCCAGCCCGACGGCCACTTTCCCGGCCGCGAGCCCGAACCCGTCGAGGAGAACCTCGGGGACCTCGCCCGACTCGTCCGCGCGACCGACGCCGACGTGGGAATCGCTCACGACGGCGACGCCGACCGCGCCATCTTCTTCGACGAACACGGCGAGTACGTCGAGGGTGACGCCTCGCTCGCGGCACTGGCCACCGAGGCGCTCTCCGCGGGCGATTCGACCGTCGCCGCGGTGAACGTCTCCCAGCGGCTCGTCGACGTGTGCGAGGCGGTCGGCGCGGAGCTCGAACTCACACCCATCGGCGCCACCAACATCATCACCCGGATTCAGGAACTGCAGGCCGCCGGCGAGCGCGTCCCCATCTCCGGGGAGGGCAACGGCGGGGTTTTCTTCCCCGACTTCCGACTCGTGCGGGACGGCGCATTCATCGCCGCGAAGTTCCTCGAACTGCTGGCGGACGCGCCCGTCAGCGAGGTTATCGAACCCTACACCGCCTACGCCAACGTCCGGCGGAACCTCGAGTACGAGGACGAGAACGAACTCACGGCGATGCTCGACGCCGCCGAGACGTACGCCCGGGAGGCCGACGTGACGGCCGAAACCGTCGACGGCTACCGCCTCGACTACGGCGACGCTTGGGTATTGGTCCGACCCTCCGGCACCGAGCCGAAAGTCCGCATCTACGCCGAGGCTCGCGACCGCGGGCGGGCTGCCGAACTCGCCGACGCCGTCGAAGCAGAACTGGAGACGTCTCGTACTGCCTAG
- a CDS encoding hypothetical protein (KEGG: hbo:Hbor_02540 hypothetical protein), whose translation MTDLSAEHGADELVSELRAARNEHEAITEEIASYGEDLVKAVDDAVDEALGLLSRYEDSATGTGDFEAYLELQSRFVELVEGLPENIPERECFETANDALDQRTISERDMQRAREALSDAADVAALLEQREAAQQRVTDAEHAISERLTAVEERLTELERLRELDEVDLTAPTEELTEPIAEYDKAAVAAFEAYHREASARELFAFVRTTRVYPLVDFEQPPSDLIDYLDTHAVGEEPLPKLLTYADYSQSKLDHYVEDTTTFRTTVPVHRTYLDRLGPEPLTVGSPPPEAEALRYRSRELVSVLGRFADDETVERARTLDSLTRQEDYDRLRTAAVAEAELTAEQRDALRAGEVGQEYEALQAEYDRLSALLEA comes from the coding sequence ATGACCGACCTCTCTGCGGAACACGGCGCCGACGAACTCGTCTCGGAACTCCGGGCTGCCCGAAACGAACACGAGGCCATCACCGAGGAGATCGCCAGCTACGGCGAGGACCTCGTCAAGGCGGTCGACGACGCCGTTGACGAGGCGCTGGGACTGCTCTCGCGCTACGAGGATTCGGCCACTGGCACCGGGGATTTCGAGGCGTATCTCGAACTCCAGAGCCGCTTCGTCGAGTTGGTCGAGGGTCTCCCCGAGAACATCCCGGAACGCGAGTGTTTCGAGACGGCAAACGACGCGCTCGACCAGCGCACGATTTCCGAGCGCGACATGCAGCGGGCGCGCGAGGCGCTCTCGGATGCCGCCGATGTCGCCGCACTGCTGGAGCAACGCGAGGCGGCCCAGCAGCGCGTTACCGACGCGGAACACGCCATCAGCGAACGGCTGACCGCGGTCGAGGAGCGACTGACGGAACTCGAGCGACTCCGCGAACTGGACGAAGTGGACCTGACGGCCCCGACCGAGGAGCTCACCGAGCCCATCGCCGAGTACGATAAGGCCGCTGTCGCGGCCTTCGAGGCGTATCACCGAGAGGCCTCGGCTCGGGAGCTGTTTGCCTTCGTGCGCACGACTCGGGTCTACCCGCTGGTCGATTTCGAACAGCCGCCGAGTGACCTGATCGACTACCTCGACACCCACGCGGTGGGCGAGGAGCCGTTGCCGAAACTGCTGACCTACGCCGACTACTCACAGTCAAAACTCGACCACTACGTCGAGGACACGACGACATTCCGCACGACGGTTCCCGTCCACCGAACCTATCTCGACCGGCTGGGACCAGAGCCGTTGACGGTGGGGAGTCCGCCGCCGGAGGCCGAAGCGCTGCGCTACCGCTCGCGAGAACTGGTCTCCGTCCTCGGTCGATTCGCCGACGACGAGACGGTCGAACGGGCCCGGACACTCGACTCACTGACTCGCCAAGAGGACTACGACCGTCTCCGGACGGCTGCCGTTGCCGAGGCGGAACTCACCGCCGAGCAGCGGGACGCACTCCGCGCGGGCGAGGTCGGACAAGAGTACGAGGCGTTACAGGCCGAATACGACCGACTATCGGCGTTGCTCGAGGCCTGA
- a CDS encoding Acetolactate synthase (KEGG: hje:HacjB3_07995 acetolactate synthase~PFAM: Thiamine pyrophosphate enzyme, N-terminal TPP binding region; Thiamine pyrophosphate enzyme, central region; Thiamine pyrophosphate enzyme, C-terminal TPP-binding) encodes MQASDLLVSCLETEGVEYVFGLPGEELEDLLFSLRDSDIQFIPVRHEQGAAFMADVHGRLTGTAGVCLATLGPGATNLLTGVADAHLDKSPLVAITGQGGLERLHQESHQALDIVHMFEPVVKWNTQITDAEIIPESVRKAFKLAEYEKPGATHLEFPEDIAGETIDAEPLSTRPRVRRADPDEQSLQHAIELIESADAPVVLAGNGAVRTPTASRLRELVDHAGMPVVATYMGKGAVSDRLDNSLMTLGSGPDAEASTAISRADCVLAIGYDIAEHDPRSWNPDIEKSIIHVDHEPAEVYRHYNPDVEIVADIATVLDELRMRLDSTSGLEWCQDLRERIVADVQGTPESDAPFTVRRTLPYLRAVMADEDILLSDVGSHKMAIAKNFPTYEPNTCIISNGLATMGIAVPGGVAADLATDVNVVAATGDGGFLMNAAEIETATRLDLGFTIIVFNDNDYGLISKHQIEHTGEQFGTELTNPDFETFAESFGIAAYRPETWSEVETALERAVPSDELSLVEIQLGDHA; translated from the coding sequence ATGCAAGCATCAGACCTCCTCGTCAGCTGTCTCGAAACTGAGGGTGTTGAGTACGTTTTCGGCCTCCCGGGAGAGGAGCTTGAAGACCTCCTGTTCTCGTTACGAGACTCCGATATCCAGTTCATTCCGGTCCGTCACGAACAGGGTGCGGCGTTCATGGCCGACGTTCACGGTCGGTTGACGGGTACCGCTGGTGTCTGTCTCGCCACGTTGGGCCCGGGTGCAACGAATCTTCTCACCGGCGTCGCGGACGCTCATTTGGATAAGTCCCCGCTGGTCGCGATTACGGGACAGGGCGGACTCGAACGCCTCCACCAGGAGAGCCACCAGGCCCTCGACATCGTCCACATGTTCGAGCCGGTCGTGAAGTGGAACACACAGATCACCGACGCAGAAATCATTCCGGAATCCGTTCGCAAGGCGTTCAAGCTCGCGGAGTACGAAAAACCGGGTGCGACCCACCTCGAATTCCCCGAAGATATCGCAGGCGAAACGATCGACGCGGAGCCACTCTCGACGCGGCCACGAGTCCGACGAGCCGACCCGGACGAGCAATCGCTCCAACACGCGATCGAACTCATCGAGAGCGCCGACGCGCCGGTGGTGTTGGCCGGCAACGGCGCCGTCAGAACGCCGACGGCCAGTCGATTGCGCGAACTGGTCGATCACGCCGGGATGCCCGTCGTCGCGACGTACATGGGGAAGGGCGCGGTCTCGGACCGGCTCGACAATTCGCTGATGACGCTCGGTTCCGGACCCGATGCCGAGGCATCGACGGCCATCTCTCGGGCCGATTGTGTACTCGCTATCGGCTACGACATCGCCGAGCACGACCCGCGCTCGTGGAATCCCGACATTGAGAAGAGCATCATCCACGTCGATCACGAACCGGCCGAAGTGTACCGACACTACAATCCAGACGTGGAGATTGTCGCAGACATCGCAACCGTCCTCGACGAGCTACGGATGCGTCTCGATTCAACGTCTGGACTGGAGTGGTGTCAGGACCTGCGCGAGCGGATCGTCGCGGACGTGCAGGGGACACCCGAGTCAGATGCCCCATTCACAGTGAGACGGACGCTGCCGTATCTCCGAGCGGTGATGGCTGATGAAGATATCCTGCTCTCGGACGTGGGGAGCCACAAGATGGCGATTGCGAAGAACTTCCCCACCTACGAACCCAACACCTGCATCATCTCCAACGGGTTGGCGACTATGGGAATCGCTGTCCCCGGGGGAGTCGCCGCTGATCTCGCAACCGACGTGAACGTCGTCGCCGCGACCGGCGACGGCGGGTTTCTGATGAATGCAGCCGAAATCGAGACGGCCACCCGCCTCGACCTCGGATTTACGATCATCGTGTTCAACGACAACGATTACGGCCTCATCTCCAAGCATCAGATCGAACACACTGGTGAACAGTTCGGAACCGAACTGACGAATCCAGATTTCGAGACGTTCGCCGAGAGTTTCGGGATCGCCGCCTACCGGCCGGAAACCTGGTCCGAAGTCGAAACCGCCCTCGAGCGTGCCGTCCCGTCGGACGAGCTGTCTCTGGTTGAGATCCAGCTCGGGGACCACGCCTGA
- a CDS encoding Peptidase A24B, FlaK domain protein (PFAM: Peptidase A24B, preflagellin, C-terminal; Peptidase A24A, prepilin type IV~KEGG: hla:Hlac_2136 peptidase A24A prepilin type IV), whose translation MLGAPADLLRLVAVPLFAWAAIRDIRTRRVPNNVWVVLGGLGILLLLFDLTNWYPFATFRTRLHLIQTGVSLFFVAPLGYVFWRLGGFGGADAKALMALAVLFPTYPTYFPPQSLVALGLPPVLPYQPTAIGVFSLTVLTDTVLLGLAYPFALAVRNAAVGRVGKAMFLGRVVSVPDLSDVHGRLFETREGFTRSGLDLDALRMYLRWRGCSLAELRQNADAYRDPESVGETHPPTDGAIDATTAVNARLPRPDGGTEELPADDLAPPADDPDTLADDADASKKLPEDPWAAERFLEAIDHSAYGTDAETLREGIETVVAREQVWISPGLPFIVPMFLGLVVALTYGDLLFGLLLALGLV comes from the coding sequence ATGCTCGGCGCACCCGCCGACCTCCTCCGCCTCGTCGCCGTGCCGCTCTTCGCGTGGGCGGCCATCCGCGACATCCGGACCCGCCGAGTCCCCAACAACGTCTGGGTCGTGCTGGGCGGCCTCGGCATCCTGCTGCTGCTGTTCGACCTAACGAACTGGTACCCCTTCGCCACCTTCCGCACCCGCCTCCACCTCATCCAGACCGGGGTGAGCCTCTTCTTCGTCGCCCCGTTAGGCTACGTCTTCTGGCGATTGGGCGGCTTCGGCGGCGCCGACGCCAAGGCGCTCATGGCTCTCGCCGTCCTCTTCCCGACCTACCCGACCTACTTCCCGCCGCAGTCACTCGTCGCCCTCGGCCTGCCGCCGGTCCTGCCCTACCAGCCTACCGCTATCGGCGTCTTTTCGCTTACGGTGCTCACCGACACCGTCCTCCTCGGGCTGGCGTACCCCTTCGCCCTCGCGGTCCGGAACGCCGCTGTCGGTCGGGTCGGGAAGGCGATGTTCCTCGGGCGCGTGGTCTCTGTTCCCGACCTCTCCGATGTCCACGGCCGGCTGTTCGAGACGCGCGAGGGGTTCACCCGCTCCGGGCTCGACCTGGACGCGCTCCGGATGTATCTCCGCTGGCGCGGCTGTTCGCTGGCAGAACTCCGGCAGAACGCCGATGCGTATCGCGACCCGGAGAGCGTCGGCGAGACCCACCCGCCCACTGACGGCGCCATCGACGCCACCACAGCCGTGAACGCGCGCCTCCCACGCCCCGACGGTGGCACTGAAGAGCTCCCTGCAGACGATTTGGCGCCTCCTGCAGACGACCCGGACACCCTTGCAGACGACGCGGACGCCTCGAAAAAGTTGCCCGAGGACCCCTGGGCTGCCGAGCGATTCCTCGAAGCGATCGACCACTCCGCCTACGGCACCGACGCCGAAACGCTCCGGGAAGGAATCGAGACGGTCGTTGCCCGCGAGCAGGTGTGGATTTCACCGGGGCTGCCGTTCATCGTCCCGATGTTCCTCGGGCTGGTGGTCGCACTGACCTACGGCGACCTGCTCTTCGGCCTGTTGCTGGCGCTTGGGCTGGTCTGA
- a CDS encoding amidase, hydantoinase/carbamoylase family (TIGRFAM: Amidase, hydantoinase/carbamoylase~KEGG: nmg:Nmag_3949 amidase, hydantoinase/carbamoylase family~PFAM: Peptidase M20; Peptidase M20, dimerisation), which produces MVTIDEERFRESFESYSRIGATENGGLHRLTLTEADKRVRDAFVEDLAELGLEVRVDRIGNIFGRREGTDPDADPVLIGSHLDSQPYGGRFDGQLGVLAALETLRALEDEGVEPNRPIEIVNWTNEEGSRFPNALLGSSVFSGGTELETALSLTDGEGTTVRDALSAIGYDGDHPVEPFDIHAHLELHIEQGPYLEEHGNSLGIVEGVYGMSWLRATITGESDHAGPTPMHTRSDAMAAAADAVSEINRLPNRLSADAVSTVGEFSIAPGSINVVPDTAEFTVDVRSYDDAVVAEAVERVHEEIEHACSRHATSAEVEALWNIESTAFDPEIRDVLEGVADDRGIAYERMPSGAAHDATRINEIAPTAMLFAPSVDGRTHNEDEFTEWEDCVVTAGCYAEAVHQLASE; this is translated from the coding sequence ATGGTAACAATAGACGAAGAGCGATTCCGCGAGTCCTTCGAGAGCTACTCCCGCATCGGCGCGACCGAGAACGGCGGGCTCCACCGGCTCACGCTCACGGAGGCGGACAAGCGCGTCCGCGATGCATTCGTCGAGGACCTTGCGGAACTGGGGCTGGAGGTTAGAGTCGACCGAATCGGGAACATCTTCGGTCGACGCGAGGGGACCGACCCGGACGCCGACCCTGTGTTGATCGGGTCGCATCTCGACTCCCAGCCGTACGGCGGCCGGTTCGACGGCCAACTGGGGGTGCTGGCCGCACTCGAGACGCTCCGCGCGCTTGAGGACGAGGGCGTGGAACCCAACCGGCCTATCGAGATTGTGAACTGGACGAACGAGGAGGGTTCGCGCTTCCCCAACGCGCTGCTCGGGAGCAGCGTGTTCAGCGGCGGGACGGAACTCGAGACGGCGCTCTCACTGACCGACGGCGAAGGCACGACGGTTCGGGACGCGCTTTCGGCAATCGGCTACGACGGCGACCACCCGGTGGAGCCGTTTGACATCCACGCCCACCTCGAGCTGCACATCGAACAGGGACCCTACCTCGAAGAGCACGGCAACTCTCTCGGCATCGTCGAGGGCGTCTACGGAATGTCCTGGCTCCGGGCGACGATTACCGGCGAGTCCGACCACGCCGGCCCGACGCCGATGCACACCCGCTCGGACGCCATGGCGGCCGCCGCCGACGCGGTCAGCGAAATCAACCGCCTGCCCAACCGGCTCTCGGCGGACGCGGTCTCGACCGTAGGTGAGTTCAGCATCGCCCCCGGCTCAATTAACGTCGTGCCTGACACCGCCGAGTTCACCGTCGACGTACGGTCATATGACGATGCGGTCGTCGCGGAGGCGGTCGAGCGGGTCCACGAGGAAATCGAGCACGCCTGTTCACGACACGCGACATCGGCCGAGGTCGAAGCGCTCTGGAACATCGAGTCGACGGCGTTCGACCCGGAGATTCGCGACGTGCTGGAGGGCGTCGCAGACGACCGAGGAATCGCCTACGAGCGGATGCCCAGCGGCGCGGCCCACGACGCGACGCGTATCAACGAGATCGCCCCCACCGCGATGCTGTTCGCGCCGTCAGTCGACGGACGGACCCACAACGAGGATGAGTTCACGGAGTGGGAGGACTGCGTGGTAACGGCGGGCTGTTATGCGGAGGCGGTTCACCAGCTGGCGAGCGAGTAG
- a CDS encoding Succinate-semialdehyde dehydrogenase (NAD(P)(+)) (KEGG: hma:rrnB0219 succinate-semialdehyde dehydrogenase~PFAM: Aldehyde dehydrogenase) produces MDVIDPATGALLDSYEEHTEADVDVALTQAKDAFEDWSVRSLREREELLAAAGSVLRENSREYAETMTKEMGKPITQAVGEVEKCAWVCDHYAEHATAYLEPDHHPSPPGTTAKTVYEPLGPVLAVMPWNFPFWQVFRFAAPYLTAGNVGLLKHASNVPGCAEAIEDVFRKAGYPDGVFQSLLIPSDRVDGLLADDRVTAATLTGSEGAGRAVASTAGEQLKKTVLELGGSDPFVVLDDADVDAAATTGVWARNQNGGQSCLAAKRFVVVEDVYDEFIDQFVDEAEALTVGDPMDEETDIGPQARQDLLEDLHEQVEQSVEAGASVLTGGQPLDREGAYYPPTVLTDVPTGCPVDTEEVFGPVATVYRVSDEATAIAKANDTSLGLGASIWTADLDRGDRVAAAMDAGCVYVNELVKSDPRVPFGGIKQSGYGRELSEDGIKEFVNRKTVWLQEQPSTETLVE; encoded by the coding sequence ATGGATGTGATCGATCCGGCAACTGGTGCGCTCCTCGATTCCTACGAGGAACACACAGAAGCCGACGTTGACGTGGCGCTTACCCAGGCGAAAGACGCCTTCGAGGACTGGTCGGTCCGGTCGCTCCGCGAGCGCGAAGAACTGCTCGCGGCAGCCGGGTCAGTGCTCCGCGAGAACTCGCGTGAGTACGCAGAGACGATGACGAAAGAGATGGGGAAACCGATTACGCAGGCCGTGGGAGAGGTCGAAAAATGCGCCTGGGTGTGTGACCACTACGCCGAGCACGCGACTGCGTACCTCGAACCGGATCACCACCCGAGCCCACCCGGAACGACGGCGAAAACCGTCTACGAACCACTGGGGCCGGTACTCGCGGTCATGCCGTGGAACTTCCCATTCTGGCAGGTGTTTCGCTTCGCCGCACCGTATCTCACCGCTGGGAACGTGGGGCTGCTCAAGCACGCCTCGAACGTCCCCGGCTGTGCCGAGGCAATCGAAGACGTGTTCCGGAAGGCCGGCTATCCGGACGGTGTTTTCCAGTCGCTGTTGATCCCGTCGGATCGGGTCGACGGCCTCCTCGCCGACGACCGGGTCACGGCTGCGACGCTCACCGGGAGTGAGGGGGCGGGCCGTGCCGTCGCCTCGACAGCGGGTGAACAGCTGAAGAAGACAGTTCTCGAACTCGGCGGGAGCGACCCGTTCGTCGTGCTCGACGACGCCGACGTCGACGCCGCAGCCACGACAGGCGTGTGGGCGCGGAATCAGAACGGGGGGCAGTCGTGCCTCGCCGCAAAACGGTTCGTCGTCGTCGAGGACGTGTACGACGAGTTCATCGACCAGTTCGTCGACGAGGCCGAAGCGCTCACGGTCGGCGACCCGATGGACGAGGAGACCGATATCGGCCCGCAGGCTCGCCAGGACCTCCTGGAGGACCTCCATGAGCAGGTCGAACAGAGCGTCGAAGCGGGGGCGTCCGTCCTGACCGGTGGACAGCCACTCGACCGCGAGGGGGCATACTACCCGCCAACCGTTCTCACGGACGTTCCAACAGGCTGTCCGGTAGACACCGAGGAGGTGTTCGGCCCAGTTGCAACTGTCTACCGGGTCAGTGATGAAGCCACAGCCATTGCGAAAGCCAACGACACGAGCTTGGGACTCGGCGCCAGCATCTGGACGGCGGATCTTGACCGGGGTGACCGCGTCGCCGCTGCAATGGACGCAGGCTGTGTCTACGTGAACGAACTCGTGAAATCGGATCCACGGGTTCCCTTCGGTGGTATCAAGCAATCCGGCTACGGCCGCGAACTCTCCGAAGACGGCATCAAGGAGTTCGTCAACCGGAAAACCGTCTGGCTGCAGGAACAACCCAGCACCGAGACCCTGGTGGAGTGA
- a CDS encoding Phosphoribosyl-AMP cyclohydrolase (HAMAP: Phosphoribosyl-AMP cyclohydrolase~KEGG: htu:Htur_0079 phosphoribosyl-AMP cyclohydrolase~PFAM: Phosphoribosyl-AMP cyclohydrolase) produces the protein MTADTDAGAAADLEVDFGADGLVPAVAQDAADGEVLMLAYVSPEALRRTVETGRAHYYSRSRDELWEKGATSGNTQKIQDVRVDCDADTLLYVVEQDGGACHTGYRSCFHRSVQQTADGQSVAVETTGEQVFNPAEAYDETGE, from the coding sequence ATGACCGCCGACACAGACGCCGGTGCCGCCGCGGACCTTGAGGTCGATTTCGGCGCGGACGGCCTCGTCCCCGCCGTCGCCCAGGACGCCGCCGACGGCGAGGTGCTCATGCTCGCCTACGTCTCGCCCGAAGCCCTCCGCCGCACAGTGGAAACCGGTCGGGCCCACTACTACTCCCGCTCCCGCGACGAACTCTGGGAGAAAGGCGCCACCAGCGGGAACACCCAGAAAATCCAGGACGTCCGGGTGGACTGTGACGCCGACACGCTGCTCTACGTCGTCGAACAGGACGGCGGCGCCTGCCACACGGGCTACCGCTCCTGTTTCCATCGCTCTGTCCAACAGACCGCCGACGGGCAATCTGTCGCAGTCGAAACGACCGGCGAACAGGTGTTCAACCCGGCCGAGGCGTACGACGAAACCGGCGAATGA
- a CDS encoding hypothetical protein (KEGG: hmu:Hmuk_0372 hypothetical protein), with translation MTLDVPIPDAPSLRGAQPRGEYEAIDNPVDNPEDDYRREELETILASGAWGDAFAEWAAHTGLTPANFEIVLEYELIDKFDFYWDATTDEVGYRSPTLPQAARDGVDAEVVGDIDSELDTLGRVVSEMLENDYLLRDDESYGFFPDAISDNSYESRDEE, from the coding sequence ATGACACTCGACGTTCCGATTCCTGACGCGCCATCACTCCGCGGAGCCCAGCCCAGAGGAGAGTACGAAGCAATTGATAACCCCGTCGATAACCCAGAGGACGACTATCGCCGAGAAGAACTCGAAACCATCCTGGCCAGCGGGGCGTGGGGCGACGCCTTTGCTGAATGGGCGGCCCACACTGGGCTAACCCCGGCCAACTTCGAGATAGTCCTCGAGTACGAGCTGATCGATAAGTTCGACTTCTACTGGGACGCAACAACGGACGAAGTCGGCTACCGATCGCCGACGCTCCCGCAAGCGGCTCGTGACGGAGTCGACGCCGAGGTCGTGGGCGATATCGACTCCGAACTCGATACCCTCGGCCGGGTGGTCTCGGAGATGCTCGAAAACGATTACCTCCTGCGTGACGACGAGTCGTACGGGTTCTTTCCCGATGCCATCTCCGATAACTCGTATGAGTCCCGTGATGAGGAGTAA
- a CDS encoding hypothetical protein (KEGG: hla:Hlac_3548 hypothetical protein): MAEIPDERQLVQRARSNLAQWTRSARTAAYAELFNGDDPILSTEEIHLLDTLDSELERQGGDGVWGTDEYGIHTAGSSSSEYSLGVVCVYHPEITKDSVLRGGDELDDETEERLNGALWNYCERVSTHIEDELEEFIRQTQQ, from the coding sequence ATGGCAGAGATTCCAGACGAACGACAGCTCGTACAGCGTGCACGGTCCAACTTGGCCCAATGGACGAGGAGTGCCCGGACAGCAGCATATGCTGAACTGTTCAACGGCGACGACCCAATCCTCAGCACCGAGGAGATTCACCTCCTCGACACGCTTGACTCTGAACTGGAGCGACAAGGCGGCGATGGCGTCTGGGGAACTGATGAATATGGAATCCACACGGCTGGCTCTTCGAGTTCAGAGTACTCACTCGGCGTGGTCTGTGTCTATCACCCAGAGATCACGAAGGACTCCGTCCTTCGTGGGGGAGACGAACTCGACGACGAGACCGAAGAACGACTCAATGGGGCACTCTGGAACTATTGTGAGCGCGTTTCGACACACATCGAAGACGAACTCGAGGAGTTCATCCGTCAAACACAGCAGTGA
- a CDS encoding hypothetical protein (KEGG: htu:Htur_4192 hypothetical protein) has translation MTKNGCYPDKAPKTNRLLNTCRHQLRREVIHYFENIESTNTATLEELAKDIAQRVPEMNRDCVALKLTHNHLPKLESNGWVEHDTRTHHIRYRGHDSAEALLAELAEMLSDQPYSPHSDRQESNQR, from the coding sequence ATGACGAAAAATGGGTGTTATCCGGACAAGGCCCCGAAGACGAACAGATTGCTGAACACGTGTCGTCACCAACTCCGACGGGAAGTTATCCACTATTTCGAGAACATCGAATCAACGAACACAGCCACGCTGGAGGAGTTGGCCAAGGATATTGCCCAGCGCGTCCCCGAGATGAACCGAGACTGCGTCGCTCTCAAACTGACGCACAACCACCTCCCGAAGCTCGAATCAAACGGGTGGGTTGAGCACGATACTCGTACTCACCACATCCGATACCGTGGCCATGATTCGGCCGAAGCACTACTGGCCGAACTCGCCGAGATGCTCTCCGACCAACCGTACTCCCCTCACTCTGACAGACAAGAGTCGAATCAGCGATAG